One Phaseolus vulgaris cultivar G19833 chromosome 4, P. vulgaris v2.0, whole genome shotgun sequence DNA window includes the following coding sequences:
- the LOC137837629 gene encoding receptor-like protein EIX2, translating to MNSSLFITVFLLLCWVSLCVCRDTVCIGSERETLLKFKHHLKDPSNRLSSWNATANSNCCQWDGVVCNIITSHIAELHLNTPFPTFDEDLVPNPLRTFDEDLVPNAYNYVYEELYEEYSRQAFGGEINACLVDLKHLNYLDISGNDFGSSPIPSFIATITSLTHLNLSHAGFTGNIPPHFENLSNLLYLDLSSNEFLGEGMPIPSFVGRMNTLIHLDLSNSGFMGIPLQIGNLSNLAYLGLRYVAYGTILSQIGNLTNLLYLDLNSYQFIENIDWLSSLSKLQYLDLGGAILSQSFQWLHTLQALPSLMHLQLSGCTLPPYNQSSFLNFSSLLTLDLSHIYYPSSKNFVPKWVFGQKKLVSLILSFNQIKGPIPYGLRNLTLLENLNLKENTISSSIPDWFYGSFPHLKFLDLSSNILQGIIPNVLENVTSLITLDLSSNQLKGPIPTSLGNVSSLIALDLSYNQLEGPIPNSLGNLTSAITLDLSHNQLEGPIPTSLGNMTSLIALDMSHNQLSGNLTQEFWVYKNVIIMNFYRNKIGGELPRSLEKLSSLRVLVLSSNRFSGNPFESLITLSKLSHLDIGDNCFQGVVKEGHLENLTNLSEFHASGNNLTLKVGPNWHPTFQLTYLDMSSWQLGPNFPLWIQSQNKNLQYLAMSNTGILDFIPSWFWETFSPITLLNLSHNYIHGELGTTLMNPISINVVDLSANNLCGKLPSLSTSVVSLDLSSNSFSKSMHDFLCRSQDNQMWLEFLNLASNNLLGEIPDCWGIWSYLVDINLQSNNFVGKFPQSMGSLTKLQSLCIRNNLLSGTFPTILKKINKLIVLDFGENNFSGTIPTWVGERLLDMKFLILRSNKFWGHIPDKICDMRLIQVLDLALNNLTGNIPTCFNSLKVMKHMEKFMMPFIGSYSIKISPILLEFSIFSVVLWLKGREDEYKSFLGLVTSIDLSNNKLVGEIPSELMDLYELRFLNLSYNQLSGHIPGSIGNMRSLLSIDFSRNKLSGEIPPTISNLSFLSMLDLSYNQLKGKIPEGVQLQTFDASNFIANNLCGPPLPISCSSNVKVHNFDHNDKGSDRLGVNWFFVTMASGFVVGFWIVVGPLFICRSWRYAYFHFLDHLWFKLQYIL from the coding sequence ATGAATTCCTCCCTTTTCATCACTGTGTTTCTTCTTCTATGCTGGGTTTCCCTTTGTGTGTGCAGAGACACAGTGTGCATCGGAAGTGAGAGAGAGACACTGTTGAAGTTTAAGCATCATCTCAAAGATCCTTCAAACAGACTCTCTTCTTGGAATGCTACTGCCAATTCCAATTGCTGCCAATGGGATGGTGTTGTCTGCAACATCATTACATCCCACATTGCAGAGCTTCACCTCAACACTCCATTTCCTACTTTCGATGAGGATCTAGTTCCAAATCCACTTCGTACTTTCGATGAGGACCTAGTTCCAAATGCTTATAATTACGTTTATGAAGAATTATACGAAGAGTATAGTAGACAAGCGTTCGGTGGAGAGATAAATGCTTGTTTGGTTGATTTGAAGCATTTGAATTACTTGGATATCAGCGGCAATGATTTTGGAAGCAGTCCAATTCCTTCTTTCATTGCAACAATCACTTCCTTAACTCACCTCAACCTTTCTCATGCTGGATTCACAGGAAACATTCCTCCTCATTTTGAAAATCTCTCAAATTTGCTCTATCTTGACCTGAGCTCCAATGAATTTCTTGGAGAAGGTATGCCAATTCCTTCTTTTGTTGGGAGAATGAACACTTTAATTCACTTGGACCTCTCTAATTCTGGATTCATGGGCATTCCTCTTCAGATTGGGAATCTTTCCAATTTAGCCTATCTAGGCCTAAGGTATGTTGCCTATGggacaattctctctcaaattgggAATCTCACCAATTTGCTTTACCTTGACCTCAATAGTTATCAGTTTATAGAAAATATTGATTGGCTATCAAGTCTTTCAAAACTTCAATACCTTGACTTGGGAGGTGCAATCCTGTCCCAATCGTTTCAGTGGCTTCACACTCTCCAAGCTCTTCCTTCTTTGATGCACCTACAGTTATCAGGATGTACACTTCCTCCCTATAATCAATCATCATTTCTTAACTTTTCGTCTCTCCTCACTCTTGATCTTTCACATATTTATTATCCTTCTTCGAAAAATTTTGTTCCAAAGTGGGTGTTTGGACAGAAGAAACTTGTTTCTCTTATTTTAAGTTTCAACCAGATCAAAGGTCCAATTCCTTATGGTCTTCGAAACCTCACACTTCTTGAAAATCTTAACCTAAAGGAAAATACTATCTCATCTTCGATACCTGATTGGTTTTACGGTAGTTTTCCTCATCTCAAGTTTTTGGACCTATCATCCAACATCTTACAGGGGATTATTCCGAATGTCCTGGAAAATGTGACTTCCTTGATTACACTTGATTTGTCATCCAATCAACTTAAAGGTCCAATTCCAACTTCTTTGGGAAATGTGTCTTCTCTGATTGCACTTGATCTATCATACAATCAACTTGAAGGTCCAATTCCAAATTCTTTGGGAAATTTGACTTCTGCTATTACACTTGATTTGTCACACAATCAACTTGAAGGTCCAATTCCAACTTCTTTGGGAAATATGACTTCTCTTATTGCACTTGATATGTCACACAATCAACTTTCGGGTAATCTAACACAAGAATTTTGGGTTTATAAAAATGTTATCATAATGAatttttatagaaataaaattgGTGGAGAACTTCCAAGATCACTTGAAAAACTATCATCATTAAGAGTTCTTGTTCTATCCTCGAATCGTTTTAGTGGAAATCCATTTGAAAGTCTCATAACACTCTCTAAATTGTCACACCTTGACATTGGTGACAATTGCTTTCAAGGAGTTGTCAAGGAAGGTCATCTTGAAAATCTTACCAACTTGAGTGAATTTCATGCATCAGGAAACAATTTGACTTTAAAAGTAGGTCCCAATTGGCATCCTACTTTTCAGCTTACCTATTTGGATATGAGCTCTTGGCAATTAGGTCCCAACTTTCCATTATGGATTCAGTCACAAAACAAGAACCTTCAGTATTTAGCGATGTCAAACACAggtattttagattttattccCTCTTGGTTTTGGGAAACATTTTCTCCAATTACCCTTTTGAACCTCTCTCACAATTATATCCATGGTGAGCTTGGGACTACATTAATGAATCCAATATCTATCAATGTTGTTGATTTGAGTGCAAATAACTTATGTGGCAAATTGCCCTCTCTTTCAACTAGTGTGGTTTCATTAGATCTTTCAAGCAACTCATTCTCCAAATCCATGCATGATTTTTTATGCAGAAGTCAAGACAACCAAATGTGGTTAGAATTTCTCAATCTTGCATCAAATAATCTGTTAGGAGAAATACCCGATTGTTGGGGCATTTGGTCATATCTAGTGGATATAAATTTACAAAGCAACAATTTTGTTGGGAAATTTCCTCAATCCATGGGTTCCTTGACAAAGCTACAATCTTTATGCATCCGTAACAACTTGCTCTCAGGAACATTTCCTACAATTTTGAAGAAGATCAATAAATTGATTGTGTTGGATTTTggagaaaataatttttcaggAACAATTCCAACTTGGGTTGGAGAGAGACTTTTAGATATGAAGTTTCTCATCCTTCGATCAAATAAATTTTGGGGTCATATTCCTGATAAAATATGTGATATGAGACTTATTCAAGTGTTAGACCTTGCACTAAATAATTTGACTGGAAATATACCTACTTGTTTTAATAGCTTAAAGGTCATGAAACATATGGAGAAATTCATGATGCCTTTTATTGGTTCTTATTCTATAAAGATTTCACCTATACTTTTGGAGTTTAGCATATTCAGTGTTGTTCTTTGGCTAAAAGGAAGAGAAGATGAGTACAAAAGCTTTCTCGGGTTGGTAACAAGCATTGATTTGTCTAATAACAAATTAGTAGGAGAAATACCAAGTGAACTCATGGATTTATATGAATTGAGATTTTTGAACTTGTCCTATAACCAACTAAGTGGTCACATTCCAGGAAGCATTGGTAATATGAGATCATTATTGTCTATCGATTTCTCAAGGAATAAACTTTCTGGTGAAATTCCTCCAACCATTTCAAATTTGAGCTTTCTTAGTATGCTAGACTTGTCTTATAATCAATTGAAAGGGAAAATTCCAGAAGGAGTTCAATTGCAAACCTTTGATGCCTCCAACTTTATTGCCAACAATCTCTGTGGTCCACCACTACCCATAAGTTGTAGCTCCAATGTGAAAGTTCATAATTTTGATCACAATGACAAAGGAAGCGATAGGCTTGGAGTGAATTGGTTTTTTGTGACTATGGCATCTGGATTTGTCGTTGGATTTTGGATAGTGGTTGGTCCTTTATTCATTTGTAGATCATGGCGTTACGCCTATTTTCATTTCCTTGATCATTTGTGGTTCAAACTTCAATATATTCTCTGA